In Pantoea cypripedii, the DNA window ACATTCCGGTAAAACAACCACTGGCAGCGCAACCAGGTGCGGCTGCGCGCTTTGCCATTTATAAGCTGTCGCTGCCAGATGAGTTTCAGGGGATCAGCCTCGGCGGCCCGGTTACGGGTTAACGGCTGCCAGCTGCCAGCTGGAGATCAGTTCGGCTGTCGGGCGAACCTGCACAGGATTGCCCGGCAGAATCAGATCTGCCCAGACTTCGTTGTGCTGGTTGATGAGCTGTTCAGCTGAAGCAAAGGTGCGATCGGCAGTGGTGTGCGCGTCGGCTGCAACGGTAATGTGATAGCCGAGGCTGGCACCGACTTTGATGGTGGTATCGACGCAATAATCGGTCGCACAGCCACAGATCGCTAAAGAGGTAATACCGTGTTGCGTCAGCTTTGCCGCCAGTTCGGTTTGCCAGAAGCTGTCGCAGGCGGTTTTATTGACGTAGATAGCGTCAGCCGGTTGCTGCAGCTCAGGTACGATACCCCAGCTTGCGCTATTGGCCTCAAGTCCGGGGCCGACGTGCTGGATAAAAATCACCTGGTCGGCGGCAGCGATTAGCTGATTAATGCGTGCGCAACGCCCGGCACGATCAAAACGCGGCGTTGCCAGCACGCCGTTCTGCATGTCCACCACCATCACCACATTGTTGCTCATCATTGTCTCCTTTATATGCCTGCGCGTCAGTGTCGCGCTGAAACCCGTCACAGGTAAAGCAAATCTGTTTTGCATTTCACCTGCCTGACGGGGCATGCTGGTTATCTGATTAACGATGGAGGTGTGCCGTGTCAGTGGTTCCTGCAACTTTTCCCTGTGAGCGCGATCGGGCGCAGTTCCAGCAATTTGCTGAACTGCCCGGCATCGAGCTGTACCAGGCGCACATCTCCCGTTATGCCTTTGAACCGCATACTCACGAAGCCTTTGGCATCGGCACCATTGAGTCCGGTGCGCAGCGTTTCCGTTATCGCGGCACCCATTACACCGCGCCGCAGCATTCTCTGGTGATGATGAATCCTGACGAGTTGCATACCGGCGAGTCAGCCTGCGAGGAAGGATGGCGCTACCGGATGATCTACATTCAGCCGGATGAAATAGAAAGGCTCACCGGTGACCGCAACTGGTGGTTCAGCGACGCGCTGCGCACCGATGCACGCCTGGCGCAGCCGTTTTCTTTGCGGCTGGCGGCTTTATGTCAGGCCGACACTGCTCTGGAACGTGAAGGTTTGCTGACCGAGCTGCTGGAATTGCTGCGTCCGCTGGCGCGCCGCGGGCAATCACGTCCTGCTGAGGGGGGACACCGTTTCGATCAGGTGAAATCTTATCTGCGGGATAACCTCGCCGAACCGGTCAGGCTGGATGAGCTGGCAACGCTGGCGGGACTCTCTCCGTGGCATTTTCTGCGCAGTTTCCGCCAGCAATTTCATGTGACGCCACATCAGATGCTGATGGCGTTCCGTCTTTATGACGCCAAATTGCGTCTGGCTCAGGGGGAGAGTGCGGCGGCGGTGGCAGCCGCCGTCGGCTTAACCGACCAGGCGCACCTGACGCGAGCCTTCGCCCATCGTTACGGCATTACCCCTGGCCGCTACCAGAAACAGGTCTTTCCTGCGCGCTAACAGCAATCTGCTACAAGCCTTTGCGGCGGTGTTCCGTCACACTGTGGCGGAATTGCGATAAAGGAAGAGATTATGTTAGCTGGAATATTGTTCGCGCTGGCGGCGGGATTGATGTGGGGGCTGATCTTTGTCGGCCCGCTGCTGGTGCCGGATTACCCCGGAACGTTACAGTCCGCAGGACGCTATGTTGCTTTTGGACTGATTGCTTTACCCCTCGCCTGGCTGGATCGGCGGCGTCTGCGCCAACTGGCGCGTAAAGACTGGGTTGAAGCGCTGAAACTGTCACTGGTGGGCAACCTGATGTATTACGCCTTTCTTGCCAGCGCCATTCAGCGCACCGGTGCGCCCGTATCCACCATGATCATCGGCACGTTACCGGTGGTGATGTCGGTGACAGCCAACCTTTGCTATGGACACCTGGAAGGGCGCTTACCCTGGCGGCGTTTGACGCCTGCCTTGCTGATTATTTCCGTTGGGCTGATCTGCGTGAACGCCGCCGAGTTGCAGGCTCAGGGCGCGGCCCTGGATTGGTCACGTTATCTTACCGGCCTGCTGCTGGCAGTGCTGGCGGTGGGCTGCTGGACCTGGTATCCGTTACGTAATGCGCGCTGGTTGCGCAGCCATCCTCAGCACAAACCCGGTAGCTGGGCGACGGCGCAGGGGCTGGTGACATTACCCCTGGCGCTGGTGTTTTATTTACTGGTATGTGGGCAGATCCACTGGCAGCAGCCGGGCTTTGGGCTGCCGTTTGGCCCGCAACCCGAAGTGTTTCTGCTGCTGATGCTGGCGATTGGCCTGTTCTGTTCATGGCTTGGGACGCTGTGCTGGAACGCTGCCAGCCAGCGTCTGCCGATGGTAATTATGGGGCCATTGATTGTGTTTGAAACCTTGTCCGGGCTGTTCTGGACCTTCCTGTGGCGACAAAGCTGGCCGCCAGTATTAACGGCGGTGGGTATCTGCTGCCTGATCATCGGGGTTATCACGGCAATGCGCATCAAACCGCAGCCAGTAGTGACACCGCTGGAGATTTAAGCGTATGACGATGCCAGCCATTAAGCTGGCATCGTGAAATGCCAGCATTTTTAAGAATAACACCAGCCTGAAATCCTCTCCTTTTGCCATTTTTGCGCGTAAAAAATGGCGTCTTATAACTATTCCCGCGCTATCTGCACTCCTTTCTACAATGAAATGGTATATCTCAACGCGGGTATCAGGACAAAATTTATCCTGATATGCGCTGGATTTCCCCGGCGAAAGGGTTGATTAACCAGGGAGTGGGCCGCAACGAGAGCGAAATATGGAGAAAACCTCCGGCCCTGACGCGCTTTTTAGCGCCTTTTGGCACTGAATTTGCGCTGCCGGAACCACCTTTTCCTTAAGGTGTTGCAGATTAGCTGAGATTCTTTCGCGATCGCTGTGGGAGAAATTGTTTAAGTTTAGCGATGAATAGTGAGGTGATATTAATGCTACAGGCAGCGGGGATCGCTTTAATGTTTAGTAATGATAACGTTTCTCTTCAGGATAATTCCTGGCGTTAAAAGCACGAATAGTTCTTTGGGGCAGAAAGACGATGATCACCCGAAATCGCCGTAGTTCCAGTTTAAAAAAGAGTATGGTGAGAAGGATTTCATTGGGTTGTTCATCATTGCTAAACAGAATAATCCGTATTCAGTGCAGAGCATTAATGTTGGTTAAGTAATAATGAAAGCCCCAATCTCACCGAAATGAGATTGGGTCGGGCGTAAATAGCTTGAATAGCGAGACTTTTGCTGATGTGAATCAATTTTACCGCAAAAAAGGAAGTGGTTCCGTGATGAAACTCATCAGGAAAACGTGGTGCGAATTGTTATGTTATGAACACTGAATTAAATGGCCTTCATCTCTTCTGGTAAGAACAAATCCCAGCATTAAATCAAATAACAACGGCCCCGAAAGTATTAGCGATTATCTGTACCTGAAGGATAGTGATAAACGCTGCGGCTAATATCCAGCAAGCGGCAGCTGCGACGGGTTCCAATGTCGAAGGTGGTTTGCAGAAAGTTAACCGCCTGGCGCTTTTCATTGGTGGTGAAGAAATTTTTCAGCACGCTTTGCAGCATCTCCTTATCAGAGCTGAGTGCCTGTAACTCGCGGGTGAGTATCTGGAGCTTATCCTCCAATTCTTTGATTTTTCTACCTTCCTCAGAAGAGAGTCCGGAGAATTTTTTCTTCCAGCTATAGAAAGTGGCCTCGGAAATGCCAAGCTCCTCACAAATCTCCCTGACTTTCACTCCTGTTTCAGAAGCTTTAATGGCATTTGTGATTTGCTCTTCGCTATATCGTGACTTTCTCATAAATGCTATTACCTTTCTTATCAATTAGTGGATGAGAATTACTGTATTAATATCTGGTACTGCAAAAACACTATTAATGCAGTATTAAAGTGCGCGATTAGAATTGCGAGGATTAAATTAAGTTATTTGTAATAAATATCATCATGGGATAAGTCTTATTTTATTCTGATTGCTGTTGAACACCTTCCTGGTATTGGGTTTTTGATATAGATTCATTTCATCCCAACTGCGGAAAAATACTACATTCATTGGAAAATCGGCATAACCTGCTTGCAAAATTGACAGGATGTGCCAGTAAGCTTTTAGTCGAAATTTAGACTGAAATCGTTTACATCCGCAGAGTTTCGCACCGGATTTAATCGGAATTTTCCTGAATTCATTCTCTGAATCCTGATGCGAGTCTCATTTTTCGGGCCAGCATGGTCTGAAGTTATTAATTTAAGTCAGGCCCACTAAGACTTGTTTAATTCTTTTCAAGGACGTTGTACCGCTTGCAGTAGCAGTAAGTAATACTAAGGACGAGTTGATGAAATTAAGCGTAATGTCAAATGCCGCCTGGATGATGTCTGAGAAGATTGTCTCTGTTTTTGGCGTCATATTTGTTACCTCCTACGTGGCAAAATCCTTTGGCCCAACGGTGTTTGGTCAAATGGCGTTTTCTACCTCACTTTTCTCTATGGTGCAGACCGTAGCGATGTTTGGCACCGAAACGATACTGTTCAAAACCATCAGCAAGAGTGCGCCGAAAGGGGTGCGTCTGATGAACGTGGCGCGGACGTTGCGGCTGGCGTTATTGGTGCTGACTTCGGTGCCGGTGTTGATTTGGGTCTGGTACAATATGCAGGAAAACTTCCTTGCGTTTGCTCTGGCCTCGTTCATCGCCTCAGTGTTTGTGACCCAGGACACTTTCAGCGTGTATAACAATGCGCGTCTGGCCTCACGCCTTAATACCATTGCTAACTCTGTCGGCCTGCTGCTGGGCTTCTCGCTCAGTTTCGCCATTGCCTGGTTTCGGCTAAGCCCGTTATGGCTGACCCTGTCGATCGTGGCAGTGACGCTGGTTCCCTACGCTATCAAGCGCTACAACTTTTATCGCGAGAACCAGGAGCAATCACCGGCGCGCGTGAAACGTGGCCCTTATCTGCGCTATCTGCTGTATGCCGGCCTGCCATTGGCGATTTCCAGCATCTTTATTTCTGTACAGGTGAAAACTGCCCAGATGTTCCTGGTCGGTATCGCTTCAGCGCGCGACCTCGGCTTGTTCGCTGCGGCCAATACCATATCGGCATCGTGGACCTTTATTCCACTCGCCATCATCACTTCCAGTTTTTCTGAAATTTTCAGAGAGCGCGGCGAAGCGGCAATT includes these proteins:
- a CDS encoding DMT family transporter → MLAGILFALAAGLMWGLIFVGPLLVPDYPGTLQSAGRYVAFGLIALPLAWLDRRRLRQLARKDWVEALKLSLVGNLMYYAFLASAIQRTGAPVSTMIIGTLPVVMSVTANLCYGHLEGRLPWRRLTPALLIISVGLICVNAAELQAQGAALDWSRYLTGLLLAVLAVGCWTWYPLRNARWLRSHPQHKPGSWATAQGLVTLPLALVFYLLVCGQIHWQQPGFGLPFGPQPEVFLLLMLAIGLFCSWLGTLCWNAASQRLPMVIMGPLIVFETLSGLFWTFLWRQSWPPVLTAVGICCLIIGVITAMRIKPQPVVTPLEI
- a CDS encoding transposase, with amino-acid sequence MRKSRYSEEQITNAIKASETGVKVREICEELGISEATFYSWKKKFSGLSSEEGRKIKELEDKLQILTRELQALSSDKEMLQSVLKNFFTTNEKRQAVNFLQTTFDIGTRRSCRLLDISRSVYHYPSGTDNR
- a CDS encoding AraC family transcriptional regulator, translated to MSVVPATFPCERDRAQFQQFAELPGIELYQAHISRYAFEPHTHEAFGIGTIESGAQRFRYRGTHYTAPQHSLVMMNPDELHTGESACEEGWRYRMIYIQPDEIERLTGDRNWWFSDALRTDARLAQPFSLRLAALCQADTALEREGLLTELLELLRPLARRGQSRPAEGGHRFDQVKSYLRDNLAEPVRLDELATLAGLSPWHFLRSFRQQFHVTPHQMLMAFRLYDAKLRLAQGESAAAVAAAVGLTDQAHLTRAFAHRYGITPGRYQKQVFPAR
- a CDS encoding oligosaccharide flippase family protein, producing MKLSVMSNAAWMMSEKIVSVFGVIFVTSYVAKSFGPTVFGQMAFSTSLFSMVQTVAMFGTETILFKTISKSAPKGVRLMNVARTLRLALLVLTSVPVLIWVWYNMQENFLAFALASFIASVFVTQDTFSVYNNARLASRLNTIANSVGLLLGFSLSFAIAWFRLSPLWLTLSIVAVTLVPYAIKRYNFYRENQEQSPARVKRGPYLRYLLYAGLPLAISSIFISVQVKTAQMFLVGIASARDLGLFAAANTISASWTFIPLAIITSSFSEIFRERGEAAIKLTARLNGYVLGVSLILLLVIALYGEKIIIALYGHDYTQSGSLITLLSIASSFSAMGTVAYRYIVKEGGFNYLLRKILCLVAIGLPLSWWLIQGYGIMGAAWSVFLTELLSLTVMNYFFRNGVIYKIQVSSLNYKTYK
- a CDS encoding isochorismatase family protein, with translation MMSNNVVMVVDMQNGVLATPRFDRAGRCARINQLIAAADQVIFIQHVGPGLEANSASWGIVPELQQPADAIYVNKTACDSFWQTELAAKLTQHGITSLAICGCATDYCVDTTIKVGASLGYHITVAADAHTTADRTFASAEQLINQHNEVWADLILPGNPVQVRPTAELISSWQLAAVNP